From Kiritimatiellia bacterium, one genomic window encodes:
- a CDS encoding tRNA 4-thiouridine(8) synthase ThiI: MTTRNNIRALVLFSGGLDSLLAALLLKAQNIRLTALIFRSIFFDATAAVTAAEKMDLPVKIIDFTDTLLGIIEHPRHGFGAGLNPCIDCHAAMIKKAGEIMRAEKFNFVATGEVLNERPMSQNRRALAIVAKESGLEGYLLRPLSAQLLEITEPEKLGWVNREKLCAIKGRGRRPQIELAREFGLADYPQPAGGCLLTDPAYGKRLRELRRHEGVRNIAAIQLLRVGRHFRLGKN; this comes from the coding sequence ATGACCACCCGGAATAATATCCGCGCCCTCGTGCTTTTTTCCGGCGGACTGGACAGCCTGCTGGCCGCGCTCCTCCTGAAAGCGCAGAACATCCGGCTGACGGCCCTCATTTTCCGGAGCATTTTTTTTGACGCAACCGCCGCCGTCACCGCGGCTGAAAAGATGGATCTGCCGGTAAAAATCATTGATTTTACCGACACCCTCCTCGGCATCATTGAGCATCCCCGGCACGGGTTCGGCGCCGGATTAAATCCCTGCATTGACTGCCATGCCGCCATGATCAAAAAAGCCGGGGAAATAATGCGCGCGGAGAAATTTAATTTTGTGGCAACCGGCGAAGTTCTCAACGAACGCCCTATGTCGCAAAACAGACGCGCGTTGGCAATCGTCGCCAAAGAATCCGGCCTGGAAGGTTATCTGCTCCGGCCGCTCAGCGCGCAACTGCTGGAAATAACCGAGCCGGAAAAACTTGGCTGGGTGAACCGCGAAAAATTGTGCGCCATAAAAGGCCGCGGCCGCCGCCCCCAAATTGAGCTGGCGCGCGAGTTCGGCCTCGCCGATTACCCCCAGCCCGCCGGGGGATGCCTTTTGACCGACCCGGCTTACGGGAAACGTCTGCGCGAACTGCGCCGGCACGAGGGAGTCCGCAATATCGCCGCCATACAACTTTTGCGCGTCGGACGCCATTTCCGCCTTGGAAAAAACA
- a CDS encoding tRNA 4-thiouridine(8) synthase ThiI, translating into GCLLTDPAYGKRLRELRRHEGVRNIAAIQLLRVGRHFRLGKNKLIVGRNQKENEFLERARDDKTTLLKTMSVPGPAAVIPVSAVEEELMLAAAICARYSDHRTNELVLIEINDGKNTRMFETLPAEQSAIDALRI; encoded by the coding sequence GGATGCCTTTTGACCGACCCGGCTTACGGGAAACGTCTGCGCGAACTGCGCCGGCACGAGGGAGTCCGCAATATCGCCGCCATACAACTTTTGCGCGTCGGACGCCATTTCCGCCTTGGAAAAAACAAGCTGATCGTCGGCCGGAATCAAAAGGAAAACGAATTCCTTGAACGCGCCCGGGACGACAAAACAACACTCCTGAAAACCATGAGCGTGCCCGGCCCCGCGGCCGTCATTCCCGTTTCCGCCGTGGAAGAGGAATTAATGCTGGCGGCCGCCATCTGCGCCCGTTACAGCGACCACAGGACAAACGAACTGGTTCTCATTGAAATTAATGACGGGAAAAACACACGGATGTTTGAAACATTGCCGGCAGAGCAAAGCGCGATTGACGCTTTGCGGATTTAA
- a CDS encoding ArsR family transcriptional regulator, with translation MASRIGPLVYYRPGANRSVPDSGQLLRVILKTFSDDKNAHENIFRYATAFTHPRRILIVKTLSECSMQPEEMVSHMNISFSALIRHVRKLVARGFLKRGVHGYICSVPRHKFARFLLDIARYT, from the coding sequence ATGGCCAGCCGTATCGGTCCGTTGGTCTACTACCGTCCCGGCGCCAACCGTTCTGTTCCAGATAGCGGCCAATTACTGAGAGTGATTCTAAAAACATTTTCCGATGATAAAAATGCGCACGAAAATATTTTCAGATATGCCACAGCATTTACTCATCCGCGACGCATTCTCATTGTCAAAACATTATCGGAATGTTCCATGCAACCGGAAGAAATGGTCTCCCATATGAATATTTCATTTAGCGCTCTTATTCGTCATGTGCGCAAACTTGTTGCCCGCGGTTTTCTTAAACGTGGTGTTCACGGTTATATCTGTTCTGTTCCGCGGCATAAGTTCGCCCGTTTTCTTCTGGATATTGCCAGATACACCTGA
- a CDS encoding fumarylacetoacetate hydrolase family protein: MKLVRFGECGAERPGVLLGEADAGRILDVRAMAFDIEDYNERFFAQDGLKRIENLLKESGRKLVPAEGVRLGPPVARPGKIICLGKNYAAHAREFDASVPAAPILFAKAASAMVGPRDNIVLPPRSRAVDGEVELAVVIGKKAKNISEEQAFEHVAGYAIFNDVTDREAQRADQQWFRAKSADTFCPLGPWLATRDEVKNPGRLGMQFIHNGRVLQNDSTENMIFKIPFILSFISSAITLFPGDVIATGTPAGIGSLQNPPALFRPGDEIELAIEGLGRQANKIVAAGL, translated from the coding sequence ATGAAACTGGTGCGGTTTGGAGAATGCGGGGCCGAGCGGCCCGGGGTTTTGCTGGGGGAGGCCGATGCCGGCAGAATTCTTGACGTGCGGGCCATGGCGTTTGACATTGAGGATTATAATGAACGTTTTTTCGCGCAGGATGGATTGAAACGGATTGAAAATCTGCTGAAAGAGAGCGGCCGCAAGCTGGTTCCGGCCGAAGGCGTCCGCCTGGGGCCGCCCGTTGCCAGGCCGGGCAAGATTATCTGTCTTGGAAAAAATTATGCGGCGCACGCCCGTGAATTTGACGCCAGCGTGCCGGCGGCGCCAATTCTGTTCGCGAAAGCCGCCAGCGCCATGGTCGGGCCGCGCGACAATATCGTTCTGCCGCCGCGGAGCCGCGCGGTTGACGGCGAAGTTGAACTGGCGGTCGTGATCGGCAAAAAGGCGAAAAATATTTCCGAGGAACAGGCGTTTGAACACGTGGCTGGCTACGCGATTTTTAATGACGTGACCGACCGCGAGGCGCAGCGGGCCGATCAGCAATGGTTCCGGGCAAAAAGCGCCGATACCTTCTGTCCGCTCGGGCCCTGGCTGGCGACGCGGGATGAAGTCAAGAATCCCGGCCGTCTCGGAATGCAATTTATCCACAACGGCCGGGTGCTGCAGAATGATTCCACGGAGAACATGATTTTTAAAATACCTTTCATCCTTTCGTTCATAAGTTCAGCGATCACCCTCTTCCCGGGGGATGTTATCGCCACCGGCACTCCGGCCGGCATCGGTTCCCTGCAGAATCCGCCGGCTCTCTTTCGGCCCGGGGACGAAATAGAGCTGGCGATTGAGGGCTTGGGCCGGCAGGCGAATAAAATCGTTGCGGCGGGATTATAG
- the gdhA gene encoding NADP-specific glutamate dehydrogenase produces the protein MKQSIEYFMESVVAKNPGEPEFHQAVREVAESVMPLASSVPAYVRGKILERMVEPERVVMFRVPWVDDRGEVQVNRGFRVEMNSAIGPYKGGLRFHASVNLGILKFLAFEQVFKNSLTSLPMGGGKGGADFDPRGKSDGEVMRFCQSFMNELFRFIGPNIDVPAGDIGVGGREIGFLFGQYKKLTRDFSGVLTGKGLEWGGSLIRKEATGFGCVYFAAEMLATRGAQIAGQTAVVSGSGNVAQHTAEKLLELGAKVLTLSDSDGAVYDAGGIDSEKLAWVMDLKNNRRGRISEYAQKFSGAEFLPGRVPWHIPCGLAFPCATQNEISAADARELVKNGCKCVSEGANMPTVPEAVDVFLKAKILYGPGKAANAGGVATSGLEMSQNAMHLSWPREEVDQRLRQIMKAIHESCGRYGKEGDFVNYVKGANIAGFRKVANAMLAQGVV, from the coding sequence ATGAAGCAATCCATTGAATATTTTATGGAGTCGGTTGTCGCGAAAAATCCGGGCGAACCGGAGTTTCATCAGGCCGTGCGCGAGGTGGCGGAAAGCGTCATGCCGCTGGCTTCCTCCGTGCCGGCCTATGTGCGCGGAAAAATACTGGAGCGGATGGTTGAGCCGGAGCGGGTGGTCATGTTTCGCGTGCCGTGGGTTGACGACCGCGGCGAGGTGCAGGTCAACCGCGGGTTCCGGGTGGAAATGAATTCCGCCATCGGCCCCTACAAGGGCGGGTTGCGCTTCCACGCCTCCGTCAACCTCGGCATTCTCAAATTCCTGGCCTTTGAACAGGTCTTCAAGAACTCCCTCACCAGCCTGCCGATGGGCGGCGGCAAGGGCGGGGCGGATTTTGATCCGCGCGGCAAAAGCGACGGCGAGGTCATGCGCTTCTGCCAGTCGTTCATGAACGAGCTTTTCCGGTTTATCGGCCCCAATATTGACGTCCCGGCCGGCGATATCGGGGTGGGAGGGCGCGAAATCGGGTTTCTTTTCGGACAATACAAGAAACTTACGCGCGATTTTTCCGGCGTGTTGACCGGCAAGGGGCTGGAGTGGGGCGGCTCGCTGATCAGGAAAGAGGCCACCGGTTTCGGATGCGTTTATTTCGCCGCGGAAATGCTGGCCACGCGCGGCGCGCAGATCGCCGGGCAGACGGCCGTTGTTTCCGGCTCCGGCAACGTGGCCCAACACACCGCGGAAAAACTTCTGGAACTGGGCGCAAAGGTTTTGACTCTTTCCGATTCCGACGGCGCCGTTTATGACGCCGGCGGCATTGACTCCGAAAAACTTGCCTGGGTAATGGATTTAAAAAACAACCGCCGCGGAAGGATATCCGAATATGCGCAAAAATTTTCCGGGGCCGAATTCCTGCCCGGCCGGGTCCCCTGGCATATTCCGTGCGGGCTGGCTTTTCCCTGCGCCACCCAGAATGAAATTAGCGCCGCCGACGCGCGGGAGCTGGTTAAAAACGGGTGCAAGTGCGTGAGCGAAGGGGCCAATATGCCGACCGTGCCGGAAGCCGTGGATGTTTTTCTCAAAGCAAAAATTTTATACGGCCCGGGCAAGGCCGCCAACGCCGGCGGCGTGGCCACCTCCGGGTTGGAAATGTCCCAGAACGCCATGCACCTTTCGTGGCCGCGCGAGGAGGTTGACCAGCGCCTGCGGCAAATTATGAAGGCCATTCACGAGAGCTGCGGGCGTTACGGGAAGGAAGGTGATTTTGTGAATTACGTCAAGGGCGCCAATATTGCCGGCTTTCGCAAGGTGGCCAATGCCATGCTGGCGCAGGGAGTGGTCTGA
- a CDS encoding phosphoribosylanthranilate isomerase, with protein sequence MNRNYIPEIKICGITRLADARAARDAGADYLGFVLYDKSPRAISPDALRRIRGALGKNVKCVGVFVNPPPLAAAQQAKDCGLDVVQLCGEEKYESFRLFPLPVWRVIRMQNGEVTPAPSAWPAERYVLDSNQAGLYGGTGAALDWSAAARIAGENKIMLAGGLTPANVATAIRIVRPFGVDVSSGVELRPGQKDHEKIRFFIEVVKTTCHDV encoded by the coding sequence ATGAACAGGAATTACATCCCGGAAATAAAAATCTGCGGGATCACCCGCCTGGCTGACGCCCGCGCCGCCCGCGATGCCGGCGCGGATTACCTGGGGTTTGTGCTTTACGATAAATCCCCCCGGGCGATTTCGCCGGATGCCCTGCGCCGGATACGCGGCGCGCTGGGTAAAAACGTGAAATGCGTCGGGGTCTTTGTTAATCCGCCGCCGCTGGCGGCCGCGCAACAGGCGAAAGACTGCGGCCTTGACGTCGTCCAGTTGTGCGGCGAAGAAAAATATGAATCCTTTCGCCTGTTCCCCCTGCCCGTCTGGCGCGTCATCCGAATGCAGAACGGAGAAGTAACGCCCGCGCCGTCCGCCTGGCCTGCCGAGCGGTATGTGCTTGATTCCAACCAGGCCGGCCTCTACGGCGGCACCGGCGCGGCTCTTGACTGGTCCGCGGCCGCCCGGATCGCCGGTGAAAACAAAATAATGCTGGCCGGCGGATTAACCCCGGCCAATGTCGCCACGGCTATACGAATCGTCCGGCCGTTCGGCGTGGATGTCTCTTCCGGCGTTGAACTGCGGCCCGGACAAAAGGACCATGAAAAAATACGTTTTTTTATTGAAGTGGTCAAAACAACCTGCCATGATGTTTAA
- the trpB gene encoding tryptophan synthase subunit beta, with protein MRKNNRQPDKNGHFGPYGGRYVAETLMPALQELEKAYRAAAKDSAFQGEFHALLSDYVGRPSPLYLAGRLTESYGGARIYLKREDLNHTGAHKINNTIGQALLAKRMGKTRLMAETGAGQHGVATATAAALFGMKCDVYMGAEDICRQAPNVRRMEFLGAKVHEVKTGTATLKDAMSEAMRAWVARVDDTFYVIGSVAGPHPYPVMVRDFQSVIGTETRRQILKKNGRLPDMIIACVGGGSNSAGIFYSFLNAPAVKLVGVEAAGFGLKTGKHAASISAGKIGVLHGSKSYLLQDKNGQVRNAHSVSAGLDYPGVGPEHACWADSKKVEYCAITDAEALQAFYDLTRLEGILPALESCHALAEAKKRARKLGRRKNIVVNLSGRGDKDLDHIFSLSAPQKGRKTQR; from the coding sequence ATGCGAAAAAACAACCGACAACCCGATAAAAACGGTCATTTCGGCCCCTACGGCGGACGCTACGTGGCCGAGACCCTGATGCCCGCCCTGCAGGAACTGGAAAAGGCCTATCGCGCCGCCGCGAAAGATTCCGCCTTCCAAGGTGAATTTCACGCGCTTTTGAGCGATTACGTCGGCCGGCCGTCTCCCCTTTACCTGGCCGGACGTTTGACGGAAAGTTACGGCGGCGCGCGCATTTATCTTAAACGCGAGGATTTGAACCATACCGGCGCGCACAAGATCAACAACACCATCGGCCAGGCCCTGCTCGCGAAAAGGATGGGGAAAACGCGTTTGATGGCCGAAACCGGCGCCGGCCAGCACGGCGTGGCCACGGCGACCGCCGCGGCGCTCTTCGGCATGAAATGCGACGTTTACATGGGAGCGGAGGATATTTGCCGCCAGGCCCCCAATGTCCGGCGCATGGAATTTCTCGGCGCAAAGGTGCATGAGGTCAAAACCGGGACCGCCACTCTCAAGGACGCCATGAGCGAGGCCATGCGCGCCTGGGTCGCGCGCGTTGACGACACTTTTTACGTCATCGGCTCGGTGGCCGGCCCCCACCCCTATCCGGTCATGGTGCGCGATTTCCAGAGCGTGATCGGAACTGAAACGCGGCGGCAGATACTGAAAAAAAACGGCAGACTGCCGGACATGATAATCGCCTGCGTCGGCGGCGGCAGCAACTCGGCCGGCATTTTTTACTCATTTCTCAACGCGCCGGCAGTGAAACTGGTCGGAGTGGAAGCGGCCGGGTTCGGGCTGAAAACCGGCAAACACGCCGCAAGCATCAGCGCGGGTAAAATCGGAGTCCTGCATGGAAGCAAAAGCTATCTATTGCAGGACAAAAACGGCCAGGTGCGCAACGCCCATTCCGTCAGCGCGGGGCTGGACTATCCCGGCGTGGGACCGGAACATGCCTGCTGGGCCGATTCAAAAAAAGTGGAATACTGCGCCATCACCGACGCCGAAGCCCTGCAGGCCTTTTACGATCTGACGCGGCTGGAAGGCATCCTACCGGCCCTGGAATCATGCCATGCGCTGGCCGAAGCAAAAAAACGGGCGCGCAAGCTGGGCCGCCGGAAAAACATCGTGGTCAATCTCTCCGGACGGGGCGACAAGGACCTGGATCATATTTTTTCGCTGTCCGCCCCGCAAAAAGGGCGAAAAACACAGCGATAA